The Oncorhynchus nerka isolate Pitt River linkage group LG12, Oner_Uvic_2.0, whole genome shotgun sequence genome includes a region encoding these proteins:
- the LOC115138691 gene encoding striatin-3-like isoform X1, producing the protein MDEHPGGGGVGMAAPRPQQQPQGNNNANPQIGGGGGSGMGQQHDEMPRPQQYTIPGILHYIQHEWARFEMERAHWEVERAELQARIAFLQGERKGQENLKNDLVRRIKMLEYALKQERAKYHKLKYGTELNQGEVKMPSFESEDTKDTEVPAVPQNSQLTWKQGRQLLRQYLQEVGYTDTILDVRSQRVRSLLGLSGSEQNGSVENRNLDQILNGGESPAKRKGQDMKRNPGDVLETFNFLENAEDSDEDDDEEGDLMEDIDSGKHTIKKHKIKVGNEGLASDLPDDPDTEEALKEFDFLVNSEDGEGAGEARSSGDGTEWAEPLPFPSGGGGKSFIMGSDDVLESVLGLGDLADLTVSNDDADYSYDLPANKDTFRKTWNPKYTLRSHFDGVRALAFHPVEPVLVTVSEDNTLKLWNLQKTVPAKKSASFDVEPIYTFRAHVGPVLSLAMTSSGEQCYSGGIDHTIQCWNIPSSNVDPYDTYDPSVLAGTWLGHTDSVWGLAYSGIKNRLLSCSADGTVKLWNPQEKNPCISTYNAEKEHGIPTAVDFNGCDPAHMVASFNTGNAVIYDLETSQTAVVFAGQGESTLPAANHINKVVSHPTLPVTITAHEDRNIKFFDNKSGKVIHAMVAHLDAVTSLAVDPNGIYLMSGSHDCSIRLWNLDSKTCVQEITAHRKKSDESIYDVAFHPSKAYIASAGADALAKVFV; encoded by the exons ATGGATGAACACCCCGGCGGAGGAGGAGTTGGAATGGCCGCCCCAAGACCTCAGCAACAACCGCAGGGGAATAACAACGCTAATCCCCAAATCGGTGGTGGAGGTGGCTCAGGGATGGGGCAGCAGCATGACGAGATGCCACGGCCACAGCAGTATACCATCCCCGGTATTCTGCATTATATCCAGCACGAATGGGCCAGATTCGAAATGGAGAGAGCTCATTGGGAAGTGGAAAGGGCCGAACTTCAG GCTCGAATAGCATTCCTACAAGGAGAAAGGAAGGGTCAAGAAAATTTAAAGAATGATCTAGTTCGAAGAATAAAGATGTTAGAATATGCATTAAAGCAAGAAAG AGCAAAATACCATAAATTAAAATATGGAACAGAATTAAATCAAGGTGAAGTTAAGATGCCCAGCTTTGAATCAG AAGATACCAAAGACACAGAGGTCCCTGCTGTACCTCAGAATAGTCAGCTGACGTGGAAACAGGGCAGACAACTCCTCAGACA ATATCTTCAGGAAGTAGGTTACACGGACACAATACTAGATGTGCGGTCTCAGAGAGTGCGTTCGTTACTGGGCCTGTCCGGCTCAGAGCAGAATGGCTCAGTGGAAAACAGGAACCTGGATCAGATCCTCAATGGAGGGGAGTCTCCAGCCAAACGAAAGGGACAAGATATgaaaag GAATCCAGGAGATGTTCTGGAAACATTTAACTTCTTAGAAAACGCAGAGGAcagtgatgaagatgatgatgaggagggagACCTGATGGAGGATATAGACAGTGGCAAACACACAATAAAAAAGCATAAGATAAAG GTTGGGAATGAGGGCCTGGCCTCTGACCTTCCAGATGACCCCGACACAGAGGAGGCTCTGAAGGAGTTTGACTTCCTGGTGAATTccgaggatggagagggagcaggggaggcTCGGAGTTCAGGGGACGGGACCGAATGGG CCGAGCCCTTACCGTTTCCCTCAGGCGGGGGAGGCAAGTCCTTTATCATGGGCTCTGATGACGTGTTGGAGAGTGTCCTGGGACTGGGAGACCTAGCTGACCTCACTGTCTCCAATGACGACGCCGACTACAGCTATGAT CTGCCAGCCAATAAGGACACGTTCAGGAAGACATGGAATCCCAAGTACACCCTGCGCAGCCACTTTGACGGGGTCAGGGCTCTGGCCTTCCATCCTGTAGAGCCTGTCCTGGTCACCGTGTCTGAGGACAACACCCTCAAACTGTGGAACCTGCAGAAGACTGTGCCTGCCAAAAA AAGTGCCTCTTTTGATGTGGAGCCTATTTACACGTTCAGAGCTCATGT GGGGCCTGTGCTGTCCCTGGCTATGACTTCCAGTGGAGAGCAGTGTTACAGTGGAGGGATTGACCACACAATACAGTGCTGGAACATCCCCAGCTCCAACGTGGACCCTTATGACACCTACG ACCCCAGCGTCCTGGCTGGAACCTGGCTGGGCCACACAGACTCTGTGTGGGGGCTGGCCTACAGCGGGATCAAGAACCGCCTGCTGTCCTGCTCTGCAGATGGAACCGTCAAGCTGTGGAACCCCCAGGAGAAGAACCCATGCATCAGCACTTACAATGCAGAGAAAG AGCACGGCATCCCCACTGCGGTGGACTTCAACGGCTGTGACCCCGCCCACATGGTGGCGTCCTTCAACACGGGCAACGCTGTGATCTATGACCTGGAGACATCACAGACCGCCGTGGTGTTCGCTGGTCAGGGGGAGAGCA CTCTGCCTGCAGCCAACCACATCAACAAGGTAGTGAGTCACCCCACCCTGCCGGTCACCATCACGGCCCACGAGGACAGGAACATCAAGTTCTTTGACAATAAATCGG GTAAAGTGATCCATGCGATGGTGGCCCACCTGGATGCTGTTACCAGCCTGGCTGTAGACCCCAACGGGATCTACCTGATGTCAGGAA GCCACGACTGCTCTATCCGTCTGTGGAACCTGGACAGTAAGACCTGTGTGCAGGAGATCACTGCCCACCGCAAGAAGTCTGACGAGTCCATCTATGACGTTGCCTTCCACCCGTCAAAGGCATACATAGCAAGTGCCGGGGCCGACGCCCTGGCCAAAGTGTTTGTGTAG
- the LOC115138691 gene encoding striatin-3-like isoform X2, whose translation MLEYALKQERAKYHKLKYGTELNQGEVKMPSFESEDTKDTEVPAVPQNSQLTWKQGRQLLRQYLQEVGYTDTILDVRSQRVRSLLGLSGSEQNGSVENRNLDQILNGGESPAKRKGQDMKRNPGDVLETFNFLENAEDSDEDDDEEGDLMEDIDSGKHTIKKHKIKVGNEGLASDLPDDPDTEEALKEFDFLVNSEDGEGAGEARSSGDGTEWAEPLPFPSGGGGKSFIMGSDDVLESVLGLGDLADLTVSNDDADYSYDLPANKDTFRKTWNPKYTLRSHFDGVRALAFHPVEPVLVTVSEDNTLKLWNLQKTVPAKKSASFDVEPIYTFRAHVGPVLSLAMTSSGEQCYSGGIDHTIQCWNIPSSNVDPYDTYDPSVLAGTWLGHTDSVWGLAYSGIKNRLLSCSADGTVKLWNPQEKNPCISTYNAEKEHGIPTAVDFNGCDPAHMVASFNTGNAVIYDLETSQTAVVFAGQGESTLPAANHINKVVSHPTLPVTITAHEDRNIKFFDNKSGKVIHAMVAHLDAVTSLAVDPNGIYLMSGSHDCSIRLWNLDSKTCVQEITAHRKKSDESIYDVAFHPSKAYIASAGADALAKVFV comes from the exons ATGTTAGAATATGCATTAAAGCAAGAAAG AGCAAAATACCATAAATTAAAATATGGAACAGAATTAAATCAAGGTGAAGTTAAGATGCCCAGCTTTGAATCAG AAGATACCAAAGACACAGAGGTCCCTGCTGTACCTCAGAATAGTCAGCTGACGTGGAAACAGGGCAGACAACTCCTCAGACA ATATCTTCAGGAAGTAGGTTACACGGACACAATACTAGATGTGCGGTCTCAGAGAGTGCGTTCGTTACTGGGCCTGTCCGGCTCAGAGCAGAATGGCTCAGTGGAAAACAGGAACCTGGATCAGATCCTCAATGGAGGGGAGTCTCCAGCCAAACGAAAGGGACAAGATATgaaaag GAATCCAGGAGATGTTCTGGAAACATTTAACTTCTTAGAAAACGCAGAGGAcagtgatgaagatgatgatgaggagggagACCTGATGGAGGATATAGACAGTGGCAAACACACAATAAAAAAGCATAAGATAAAG GTTGGGAATGAGGGCCTGGCCTCTGACCTTCCAGATGACCCCGACACAGAGGAGGCTCTGAAGGAGTTTGACTTCCTGGTGAATTccgaggatggagagggagcaggggaggcTCGGAGTTCAGGGGACGGGACCGAATGGG CCGAGCCCTTACCGTTTCCCTCAGGCGGGGGAGGCAAGTCCTTTATCATGGGCTCTGATGACGTGTTGGAGAGTGTCCTGGGACTGGGAGACCTAGCTGACCTCACTGTCTCCAATGACGACGCCGACTACAGCTATGAT CTGCCAGCCAATAAGGACACGTTCAGGAAGACATGGAATCCCAAGTACACCCTGCGCAGCCACTTTGACGGGGTCAGGGCTCTGGCCTTCCATCCTGTAGAGCCTGTCCTGGTCACCGTGTCTGAGGACAACACCCTCAAACTGTGGAACCTGCAGAAGACTGTGCCTGCCAAAAA AAGTGCCTCTTTTGATGTGGAGCCTATTTACACGTTCAGAGCTCATGT GGGGCCTGTGCTGTCCCTGGCTATGACTTCCAGTGGAGAGCAGTGTTACAGTGGAGGGATTGACCACACAATACAGTGCTGGAACATCCCCAGCTCCAACGTGGACCCTTATGACACCTACG ACCCCAGCGTCCTGGCTGGAACCTGGCTGGGCCACACAGACTCTGTGTGGGGGCTGGCCTACAGCGGGATCAAGAACCGCCTGCTGTCCTGCTCTGCAGATGGAACCGTCAAGCTGTGGAACCCCCAGGAGAAGAACCCATGCATCAGCACTTACAATGCAGAGAAAG AGCACGGCATCCCCACTGCGGTGGACTTCAACGGCTGTGACCCCGCCCACATGGTGGCGTCCTTCAACACGGGCAACGCTGTGATCTATGACCTGGAGACATCACAGACCGCCGTGGTGTTCGCTGGTCAGGGGGAGAGCA CTCTGCCTGCAGCCAACCACATCAACAAGGTAGTGAGTCACCCCACCCTGCCGGTCACCATCACGGCCCACGAGGACAGGAACATCAAGTTCTTTGACAATAAATCGG GTAAAGTGATCCATGCGATGGTGGCCCACCTGGATGCTGTTACCAGCCTGGCTGTAGACCCCAACGGGATCTACCTGATGTCAGGAA GCCACGACTGCTCTATCCGTCTGTGGAACCTGGACAGTAAGACCTGTGTGCAGGAGATCACTGCCCACCGCAAGAAGTCTGACGAGTCCATCTATGACGTTGCCTTCCACCCGTCAAAGGCATACATAGCAAGTGCCGGGGCCGACGCCCTGGCCAAAGTGTTTGTGTAG